A single window of Cytobacillus dafuensis DNA harbors:
- a CDS encoding ABC transporter permease — MLNLIKNEWMKIFKRPGTYVMIGILLLVTTVAGGFIKYQDSKGSVPDNSDWKKGLQVQNEEYNKHLNEMGSSASKDVKEYYERNISINNYRIEHDISPNEEYSVWGFVSNISDLIDFVGLFVIIIAAGIVSSEFNWGTIKLLLIRPIKREKILLSKYITALLFGLFMLFILFAYSALLGAILFGLPENPLPYLNYYAGEVKEQNIIVHLIITYGMKSISMLMLATMAFMISAAFRNSSLAIGLALFLLFMGEQVTRLISMKYEWAKYSLFANTDLLQYIEGTPMVEGMTLGFSAVMLILYFLLFQVIAFVVFKKRDVAA, encoded by the coding sequence ATGCTTAATTTAATCAAAAATGAATGGATGAAAATATTTAAACGGCCCGGCACATATGTAATGATCGGAATATTGTTATTAGTAACAACTGTTGCAGGCGGATTTATTAAATACCAAGATTCAAAGGGATCAGTACCTGACAACTCAGATTGGAAAAAAGGGCTTCAAGTTCAAAACGAAGAATATAATAAACATTTAAATGAGATGGGTTCCTCAGCATCGAAGGATGTGAAAGAATATTATGAAAGAAATATATCGATTAATAACTACCGAATTGAACATGATATTTCTCCTAATGAAGAATATTCGGTTTGGGGATTTGTATCAAATATATCAGATTTAATTGATTTTGTTGGATTATTTGTCATTATTATTGCAGCAGGGATTGTATCAAGTGAATTTAATTGGGGAACGATCAAACTACTACTGATACGGCCGATTAAAAGAGAAAAGATATTATTGTCGAAATATATAACTGCTCTGTTATTTGGACTTTTTATGCTGTTCATTTTGTTTGCTTATTCTGCATTACTTGGTGCCATTCTTTTTGGACTGCCAGAAAACCCGCTCCCATATTTAAACTATTATGCAGGCGAAGTTAAAGAACAAAATATTATTGTTCATCTTATCATCACTTATGGTATGAAGTCTATTAGTATGTTAATGCTTGCAACGATGGCCTTTATGATCTCAGCAGCATTTAGAAATAGCTCGCTTGCAATAGGATTAGCTTTATTCCTCTTATTCATGGGGGAACAAGTAACTAGATTGATTTCTATGAAATATGAATGGGCAAAATATTCTTTATTCGCTAATACTGATCTATTGCAATATATTGAAGGAACTCCAATGGTAGAAGGGATGACATTAGGATTCTCTGCTGTAATGTTAATCTTGTACTTCTTATTGTTCCAGGTAATCGCTTTTGTAGTATTTAAAAAGAGAGATGTAGCGGCTTAG
- a CDS encoding replication-associated recombination protein A, which produces MTIKPLAFRMRPRNIEEIIGQEHLVAEGKIINRMVKAKQLSSMILYGPPGIGKTSIASAIAGSTRYAFRNLNAVTNNKKDMEIVAAEAKMSGKVILLLDEVHRLDKGKQDFLLPYLENGMITLIGATTSNPYHAINPAIRSRCQIFELKPLSVDNIKEALLRAVSDNERGLGEKNIHLNEEALAHFATASNGDVRSSLNALELAVLSTEPDESHSIQIDLATAEECMQRKSLAHDKDGDAHYDVLSAFQKSIRGSDVNASLHYLGRLIEAGDLPSISRRLLVIAYEDIGLASPQAGARTLAAIEAAERVGFPEGRIPLANAVIELCLSPKSNSAIMAVDEALADIRAGKSGEVPDHLKDAHYKGAKELGRGIDYKYPHNYDGGWVKQQYLPDKIKNKKYYQPKKTGKFEQALAVVYSNLQK; this is translated from the coding sequence TTGACTATAAAACCTTTAGCATTCCGAATGCGACCAAGAAATATTGAGGAAATAATTGGACAAGAGCATCTTGTAGCTGAAGGAAAAATCATAAATCGAATGGTAAAGGCAAAACAGCTTTCCTCCATGATATTATATGGCCCGCCCGGAATTGGAAAAACATCGATTGCAAGTGCGATTGCTGGAAGTACCCGTTATGCTTTTCGGAATTTGAATGCCGTTACCAATAACAAAAAAGATATGGAGATAGTTGCTGCTGAAGCCAAAATGTCAGGAAAAGTTATCCTACTTCTTGATGAGGTGCATAGACTTGATAAAGGAAAGCAAGACTTTCTGCTACCTTATTTAGAAAATGGAATGATTACCTTAATTGGAGCGACAACGAGTAATCCATATCATGCAATCAACCCAGCGATACGGAGCCGCTGTCAAATTTTCGAGTTAAAGCCTTTATCTGTAGATAATATTAAAGAGGCATTACTGCGGGCGGTCAGTGACAATGAACGGGGGCTAGGAGAAAAAAATATTCATTTAAATGAAGAAGCTCTAGCACACTTTGCCACTGCTTCAAACGGAGATGTAAGAAGTTCATTAAATGCTCTGGAATTAGCTGTTTTATCAACAGAGCCAGATGAATCGCATTCGATTCAAATTGACTTAGCGACAGCAGAGGAATGTATGCAACGAAAGAGTTTAGCTCATGATAAAGATGGTGATGCCCACTATGATGTTCTCTCCGCCTTCCAGAAATCAATTCGAGGAAGCGATGTAAATGCTTCCCTTCACTATTTAGGGAGATTAATTGAAGCAGGGGATCTGCCTAGTATTAGTAGACGATTATTGGTGATTGCCTATGAAGATATTGGCCTTGCTTCACCTCAAGCGGGGGCACGGACACTGGCGGCCATCGAAGCTGCAGAACGAGTAGGGTTTCCTGAAGGGAGAATTCCGCTCGCAAATGCTGTTATCGAGCTTTGTCTATCTCCTAAATCAAACTCTGCTATTATGGCGGTTGATGAGGCACTAGCTGATATACGCGCAGGAAAAAGCGGAGAAGTCCCTGATCACTTAAAGGACGCTCATTATAAGGGTGCAAAAGAGCTTGGAAGAGGAATTGATTATAAATATCCTCATAATTATGATGGCGGCTGGGTTAAGCAGCAGTATTTACCTGATAAAATAAAGAATAAGAAATACTATCAGCCGAAGAAAACGGGAAAATTTGAACAAGCATTGGCAGTAGTCTATTCCAATTTACAAAAATAA